CAGTCCCAGAAGACGGGCAACAAACGGTGCGCTCAGGCCATAGACCGCGACAGTACCTATGATGACCATAAAGGTCAGTGACACCAGGCGGTCGCTGTTTTCAAATCCCCTCTCGGCCAGCCTGAGAGCAAAAACCGAGATGACCGCCGCCGCCACAATCCCCCGCGGTGCCATCCAGCCGATGAATAATTTCTCACGCAGATTGAGCCGGGAACCGAGAGTGGAGACCGCTACCGCCAGTGGTCTGACGACCAGGATCAGGACCGCCACAAAGATCCAGTTGTTTGGCTCTGCCAGAGACAGGTCATCAAGGTTCAGGCGCGCGGCAAGAATGATAAACAAACTCGAGATCAAAATCACACGCAGGTCTTCTTTGAATTCAGTGATTTCCTTGATCGATGTAAATTTCTGGTTGGCCAGCGCCACCCCCATGATCGTCACCGCCAAAAGACCTCCCTCGGAAACAATCGCGTTGGTGGCGACATAGCTGATAACTACAACCATCAGGGCAATCGAATTCTGCAGAAAGTCCGGGATCAGGTATCGCCTCAACAGGATCACGATAATACCCGCTCCGGCCAGACCGATCAAGGTTCCGAATACCACGACTTTGACGACATTCAAAACCACGATCGTGGTACCGCTGCTCATCCCGGAAGAGATCAGAACCTCAAATACGAGGACCGCCAGGAACGCCCCGATGGGGTCGTTGACGATACCTTCCCATTTAATAATCGCCCCGATATCGCGTTTGGGACGCACCTGCCGCAAGAGCGGAATAATCACGGTCGGCCCGCTGACGACCAGAATCGCGCCCAACAGGAAAGCCTGGTCGAAACTCACCCCGCATAAGTAGTGCGCCGCAAAAGCAGAGGTTATCCAGGTGATGACTATCCCGATCGTGTTCAGGTTGCGCACGATCGTGCCGACTTTCTTCAGCTCATCTATTTTCAGGCTGAGCCCGCCCTCGAAGAGAATGATCGCCACACTGACCGAAACCAGTGGAAACAGCAAATCTCCGAAGACTTCGTCGGGATGAAGCACGCCGGTCAGGGGGCCGGCCACAAAACCGGCGATCAGGAGCAATAGAATTGCCGGCAGGTGCAGGCGCCAGGCCAGCCATTGAGCCATGATGCCGAATACTATTATAGCCCCCAGCCCGATTAAGTCATGTTCTGCCATATTATTAATAAATCTATGTTGTTAGAATAACACAAGTCTATATTTTGCTATACCCAATCATAACCGGTAATCAAAAATTTAGTTCTCTCGCTATTGCATTTACCACCGGATAAGTGTAATTTGGATCAGGCAGAAACTACAGGAGGTATCCGTGAAGACAAGTTTATTTTTTGCAGTCATATTGTTTATTCTGATATTGTCAATTCCCGCGGGCGTAAACGCCTGCACTAACCTGCTGGTTACAAAGGGAGCGTCTGAGGATGGTTCGGTGATGATCACCTACACCTGCGACGGGGAGTTCCATCCGCATCTCGAGTATATACCGGCCCGGGATCACGACCCGCAGGATTCGGTCGAAATTACCGACTGGTACGGTAACCTGCGGGGCAAAGTCCATGGCGTTGAACATACCTATAAAGTAGTTGGGCTGATGAATGAGCATCAGCTGGCGATCAGCGAGACCACATTCAGCGGCCGGCTGGAACTGCGTGACAGCCTCGGTCTTCTGCATTACTGGGACCTGATGGTCCTGGCTTTGCAACGTGCCCGCACCGCCCGCGAGGCTATCATGGTCATGACAGATTTAGTGGATCAGTATGGTTACCGCTCGACCGGTGAATCGTTCTCGATCGCCGATACCGAAGAGGCCTGGATTATGGAGATGATCGGTATGGGTCCGGTCGGGAAGGGAGCGATCTGGGTCGCCCGAAAAATCCCCGATGGCTATATATCCTGCCATGCCAACAAGGCCAGAATCGGAGAAATCATCTGGGACGATTCAGAAAACTGCCTCTATTCTCCCAATGTTAAAACCTTCGCGATCGAAAAAGGATACTACGATCCCGATTCAGGGAATCCGTTTTTATTCAACGAAGCCTACTGCCCCTCGACTCCCGAGAACCGGCGTTACGCTTCGGCCCGGGTCTGGAGCATTTTCCGCCGTGCGGCCCCCTCTCAGAATTTCTCCCCGGACTACCATCGCGCGGTCGAAGGCACCGAACCCTACCCGCTCTGGATCAAACCGGACGAGAAGATTTCGCTGGCCGGTGTATTCGAGCTGATGCGCGATCACTACGAGGGCACGGCCTATGATATGACCAGAGGCATCGATGCCGGCCCTTACGGAACTCCCTACCGCTGGCGTCCGATGAACTGGACGGTCGACAGCGTCAAGTACGTCTGGGAACGTCCTATCTCCACTCAGCAGACCGGCTTCTCGTTTGTTTCACAGTCGCGCTCATGGATGCCCGACCCTATCGGCGGTGTCTACTGGTACGGGGTCGATGATACCTGGTTTACCTGCTATACACCGCTGTACTGCGGAATCGACGCAATACCGAAATCGTATACCGTCGGAAGCCTGCAGGAGTTCTCATGGGAATCGGCCTGGTGGGTATTCAACTTCGTCTCCAATTTCTGCAACCTGAAATACTCGTATATGATCGAAGATATCCAGAAAGTTCAATCCGAAATCGAAAACAATTACATTGCCATGCAACCCTATATCGAGGAGACCGCGCAGAAAATCTACAAACACAATCCCGCGCTCCTGACGCGCTATTTGACCGATTACAGTATCGTGCATGCCGAGGATGTGGTCGAAAAATGGCGCGCTCTCGGACATCACCTGGTTACTAAATACAACGACGGCTATGTTAAAGATGAAAACGGCCGGCCACAAGGCAAAGGCTACCCGGAAAGCTGGCTCAAAAAGGTTGTAGACGCACGACCGGAGCAGTTCAAACTGCCACAGGGCGACAGCACCACAGCCAAATCAAAACTGGTCGATTGATAATAACGTGATGATTTGAGAGAAAGAAAAAATCAATAGAATTAATGTGGGATGCTGTCTTCGGACTGTTCCAGGCTGTCCTCGCCCGTCACCTGCTTGTAGCAGTCTTCGCATATCGTATGGGTCAACTGGGGTTGATTATCACTTAAAAAGAGATCTGATCCACTCAACGCGGTTTCGATCTCGAGCCAACTGCCGTTAAGGCTGACCTTTTTGCACCAGCTGCACATTCGCAGAAGCTGGTCGTTGCGCGTGATTTTGCGTTTCAGGATTTCGACCGGGGGTCTTTTTTCAACCCGTTCAATACGGCTGACAAATTTTACACTTTTACCCGGCAGGGGTTGAATGACCATATCCATGAAACGCTTCAACTCAGGAGAGTCACAGCGGTACTTGAAATGAATCTGCCGGCCGTTCAGACGCAAACTATTAACGAGATTCAAATACAGGCTCTGGACATCCCTGTCGCTGACAAATTCCCACAGCGATTTGCCAATTACATTTGATGCAATAAGGTGCTCGGCGTCATTGTCCAGGGCGAAATCATCCCACCCCGAACTGACGCTGGTAATCCAATCATGCTGGTCTATAATATATTCAATCAGATTTGAATCAGAGATCATTTCCCCAAAATCCCCTGCTTATCAGAAAATCAGGGTGAAAATATAATGCCCAGACCGCCATAACGCAACAGCATATCAACTGAAAAGCAGTTTTTATTCTTTTTCGAGATTGTTAAGGCAAAAATCGCAAATAGTGTGTGAGAGAAGCGGGAGTATGTTTTGCTTGAATATCTGGCTGACTTTCACCGCTCGATCAAGTTCGAGCCAGTAGCCGGCATGCTTGACTTTCTTGCACCAGCTGCATATTTCGACCACTTCAGAGGAACGCTTCGCATCGGATTCGAGCGCCATGATCGGATCGCGCTTTTCTACTTTCTCGATTTTGCTTCTGAACACAACCGCTTCATGGTCCGCCGGACTCATGGTCATTTTCATGAATCGTATCAAGCCGGGTGAATCACATCGAAAAGGAAACTGGACCTGCTTACGTTTGTCACGAATGCCCTCAATCAGATTATGATAGATATGGCGCACATCCTTGTTCTTCAAGAAGTTCCAGATAGACTCTCCGACAACCTTCTCAGCAGTCAACTCGGGCGCATCGTTTTCAACCGCGAAACTGTCCCAGTTCTCGCTGACCTCACAGATATTGTCCCGGTTGTCGATTATGTATGTGTATTCATTTAACTCAGATTTCACTTCAGTTCCTTCAATTATAGAATTGTAGGGATATAAATACGAAATTGCAAGCATAAAAAAACGCTCCCGGCTATATATCCCGGAAGCGTTAAACAAAATTCACTTGAGCTAAAGGCTTTTTGCCAGCCTGAAATCTACCGAACCCATGCCGACGTCGATTTTGAAATCCAGCCGCCCAGAAGCTTTCTGGTAGTTGGCCGATTGATAGACACCTTTTGAAACCTCCTGGAAACTGCCGGGCAGATCCACGCTCGAGGTTAATCCGGCATCATGGTCGATCTGTACTCCCGCATTGGGATTGAGCACTATTTCAGTCGAACTCATCCCCATCTCGAGAGTGACAAGAGCGTCGAAGTCCGCCTGCCCGGAAAAATCCATCTCGACCGAGCTCATTCCGCAGTCGACGTTCAACTCCTCGAAATTGGCATTGCCGAGACCATAGATATTCATCGAGCTCTGCCCCAAATCGAGGACCATCTGTTTCATCCTGACCGGATTGGGTTGATTAAACATCATCGTTCCGGAGGCCATACCGATATCCATTGACAGATTTTCAACGCTGAGCCCGGTAAAATTGAAGTTCGTTTCCGCCATACCGGCATCGACAGTAAGCTCAAGGGGCACCATATCACCCAGCAGTATCTGCCAGCTGTTTTCGGTATCCTCGTCACCGCCGAAATCGAACAACTTTCGTTTTTTGTCGACTTTCACGACCAGATGGCCGACATCGCCATTCTTTTCATAGTTGACATCAACTTTGAACTTATCGGCATCATAATCACCATGGATCCGGGCAATATAGTCGCCCTGCCCGCGCGCCATAGAAATCTGCCCCAGCCCGAAATCGAGCTCGACTTTGACCAGCTTCTCGTCATCATAAGCTATATCCCTGGTATAGACCAGGTTCTCGGCCGCATAGAGTGCGGGCACAAACATCATACAGATTAAAAATGCAAATAAAGCTTTTCTCATAAAATCCTCCTGCAGGCGTTTTTTTCTAAGAGTATATTCTGATTTACGAGAGCTTCAGCAATATGTTTCAGGAGCAAGATGGCAGATAATCAAGAGATTATTAATCGGGCCGGTACTCCGGGTCGAGTTCGACTCTTTCAGGAGCGGTACCAAAACGGGAGAAGAAAACCGCGCCCAGCCCGGTTATGAACATGATTGTCTGGATTCCCAGAAGCACCAGAAACAATGCCCAGGAGACCGAGGGTATATTGATGAATCCGAAAAAGGTTGCCAGTATCAATGGAGAGGCAATAGTCAGAATCCCCGCGAAAGTTGTGCGCATATAGCCCCGGTAGCGCAAAGTCGTCCGTCGTCCCAGCTCGAAACCGGTGAACTGGGTAAAACCGATCGCGCCCAGAACAAAGGCCCCGACCAGGGCGAACGGGTAGACCAAAATCGCAAAAGGTATCCCGACAAAAGTTACGAAGATCATTATCCAGAGCGGAAAGATCGCGATCGCGAGCAACAAGCCTACCAGAAAACAGCGTATAAAACCGGTTTCGATATGATAGCGAACCCGTGCCACGGGCCGGGGCAGAATCGCGGTAATTATGACCACTATAACCGACACAAACAGCAGTATCGCGACAGTCGCCACAAGCCCGGGCGGACCGAAGATCTCCGAGTTGCGGATATCCCAGTCGAGCCGATTGAACTCCCCCTTGAAGTCATAGAGCGACTGATCAACAGGGGTAACCAGATCGAAGGCGTTGATATCGCCCCAGACATGGCTGTTCTCCGAGAGCACAACCTGTCCCCACAAGCAGTTGATCTCCCCCTCCACACTGCCGGTCGGGGCGATGATGACATTGCCGAAGGTCACCGCGATATTCCCCTTCACATAACCGGCCACCTGCAAATCACCGGCAATGACGAGTATATCTCCCCGGATTGAATCGCTGGCGCGGACTACCTCCTCTGCGCCGATCTTGATGATCGAACCTTTTCCGGGAGACTGATGACCATCCAGGTCTCCGGCGGGTCTGGTGATCACCGAATCCGAACCATCGGAATAACTTATGCGAATCTGTTCCCCGTTTATCAGGATTTCATCGACGGTCCGAAGCGAATCCGTGAGGCTGTCGGGTTCCTCATAGGCATGGAGCAAACCTGTCGTCCACAGTAAAATCAGCAGACTGCTGAAGATTGCTATCTGAGCGCTCGTTTTTAAATTAAACAGATTTTTCATACTCCGACTGATCATAATAATAGATAATTTTAGGCGCAACTACGGCAAACATTAAGGCTTCAATACTTAAGCTTTTTCTTGAGAAGCTCGCGGGCGCGGAAGATACGCGCCTTGACCGTGCCGATCGGAACCCCCAAAATACCAGCAATTTCCTCATAGGATTTGTCGTCGTGGTGACGGTAGACGATCACTTCCCGATACTTTTCGGGAAGCTCCCCGATCGCGTCTTCGATACTCATCAGGCGCTGTTTACGCAACAGCTTTTCTTCAGGATTGGCTGAATGGTCTTCGAGTTCTATTTCCATGGAACCATTTTTGGTCTGAAGCGGCTTATCCATAGAAAAAGCTTTGATCTTCTTCTTGCGCAGGTAATCGATCGAGCAGTTGGCCGCTATCTTGCAGAGCCAGGTGGAAAATCGGAATTCCGAGCGGTAACTCTCGAGGGTATTGAAAGCCCGCATGAAAGTCTCCTGCACCAGATCCTGGGCATCATCGGCATTGCGGATGATCCTCACCACGATATGAAAAACGGTTTTCTGGTAACGCTCAAGAAGTCCCTGGTAAGCCTGCTGTTCACCCGCCAGCGCACTCCTGATCAATTTCTCATCGGTGCTTTTCGACTGCCTTTCATTCACCATAATTGAAGCGACCTTCTGCACATCCGTAAAAGTTCGTCATATAATAATGATTACCTGATAGTTATACAATTAAAATATTGCCCGGTCAAAGAATAAGCAGTCCTGCACAAATCCATTTCAGGACCGCATAACTGACGCTATCGCAATATCGTTTATAGGTTTACCTGCAAATATCGCGATTCCCCACCCAAAAACTCCGAATTTTCCCACAATCCACCAGAGTATGGGAATTTCCCTACAAAAATTCGCGGATTAACTTCTGAAATGCCCCCGTCAACCTGAAACCTCCAGCCATTCTATTG
This DNA window, taken from Candidatus Zixiibacteriota bacterium, encodes the following:
- a CDS encoding sigma-70 family RNA polymerase sigma factor — protein: MVNERQSKSTDEKLIRSALAGEQQAYQGLLERYQKTVFHIVVRIIRNADDAQDLVQETFMRAFNTLESYRSEFRFSTWLCKIAANCSIDYLRKKKIKAFSMDKPLQTKNGSMEIELEDHSANPEEKLLRKQRLMSIEDAIGELPEKYREVIVYRHHDDKSYEEIAGILGVPIGTVKARIFRARELLKKKLKY